The following coding sequences are from one Betaproteobacteria bacterium window:
- a CDS encoding LysR family transcriptional regulator has protein sequence MDRLYQMRLFVRVVETGSFSAVARELGTIQPTISKQLTALEDNLGVRLLNRTTRQLSTTEAGRKYYDRCRHILDEITDLEGSLTELQNSPTGLLRVNAPVAFGQLYMLPLVFRFRRLYPGLSVDLTLNDRYVDLVQEGIDVAIRFGELADSQVVARNIGRVMRVCVASPAYLRARGIPKSPDDLTSHNCITYNYLFTNEWQFGGPKGLTTLRVAGDFRANSALTIRSAALEGIGIANMPGVFVQQDLDNGSLVRVLADYAPPPVEIHALYPSARFLAGKVRLFLDFVRDEFLQIPSLQVPVDKPKRVPRIRAKVAG, from the coding sequence ATGGACAGGCTCTATCAGATGCGGTTATTTGTCCGGGTCGTCGAAACCGGCAGCTTCTCGGCCGTCGCTCGCGAACTGGGCACAATCCAGCCCACCATCAGCAAGCAACTCACTGCTTTGGAAGACAATTTGGGTGTGCGGTTGCTCAATCGCACGACCCGTCAGCTGAGTACGACCGAGGCCGGCCGCAAGTATTACGACCGTTGCCGCCACATCCTTGATGAAATCACCGATCTCGAAGGTAGCCTGACCGAGCTGCAAAACAGTCCAACCGGCCTGTTACGGGTCAATGCACCGGTCGCGTTCGGGCAGCTCTATATGTTGCCGCTGGTATTTCGCTTTCGGCGGCTTTACCCCGGGCTCTCGGTCGACCTGACGCTAAACGACCGCTACGTGGACTTGGTGCAGGAAGGCATCGACGTTGCCATCCGGTTCGGCGAACTGGCCGATTCCCAGGTCGTCGCCAGGAATATCGGCAGGGTCATGCGCGTTTGCGTAGCCAGTCCGGCCTACCTGCGCGCCAGGGGCATTCCCAAGTCCCCGGACGACCTCACTTCTCACAATTGCATTACCTATAACTACCTGTTCACGAACGAATGGCAGTTCGGAGGTCCTAAAGGTCTGACGACGCTGCGCGTGGCCGGCGATTTCCGCGCCAACAGTGCGCTGACCATTCGCTCGGCTGCGCTCGAAGGTATCGGCATCGCCAACATGCCCGGCGTGTTCGTGCAGCAGGACCTCGACAACGGCAGCCTCGTGAGAGTGCTGGCCGACTATGCGCCGCCGCCGGTTGAAATCCATGCGCTCTATCCTTCCGCACGCTTTCTCGCGGGCAAGGTCAGATTGTTTCTCGACTTCGTGCGCGACGAATTCCTTCAAATCCCGTCGTTGCAGGTTCCGGTCGACAAACCGAAGCGAGTGCCGCGCATACGCGCGAAAGTGGCGGGTTGA
- a CDS encoding TIM barrel protein codes for MPQFAANLHYLFSELPFLDRFEAAAAAGFKAVEFQVPYDYPTAELSARLRSNALKMVLFDAPMGVWDRGDRGLAAVPGREKEFRDGLAKVIEYGNALGCDTVHLMAGVVGPGEDYKTAERTYISNLGLAAAVLGEHGITGVIEPINKKMGIVQNGPSYTTQGMHGYFLNHTDQARRILDEVGSPNLLLHLDFYHMQMLEGHLAETIRENIALLRHVQIAGVPGRHEPTAGEINYPYLFDLLDELDYQGWVGCEYRPQGDTWAGLSWATKYGILNSRSVASK; via the coding sequence ATGCCTCAATTTGCCGCCAACCTGCATTACCTGTTCAGTGAACTGCCTTTTCTCGATCGATTCGAAGCCGCCGCCGCCGCGGGCTTCAAAGCCGTCGAGTTCCAGGTGCCTTACGACTATCCGACTGCCGAGTTGTCGGCGCGATTGCGTTCCAATGCGCTGAAAATGGTGTTGTTCGACGCGCCGATGGGCGTGTGGGATCGCGGAGACCGCGGACTCGCCGCAGTGCCCGGGCGGGAAAAGGAATTTCGCGATGGCCTGGCCAAGGTGATCGAGTACGGCAACGCGCTGGGTTGCGATACCGTGCATCTGATGGCCGGTGTGGTCGGTCCGGGAGAAGACTACAAAACCGCCGAGCGCACTTATATTTCGAATCTTGGCCTGGCAGCGGCGGTGCTCGGCGAACACGGCATTACCGGTGTCATCGAGCCCATCAACAAGAAAATGGGCATCGTGCAGAACGGCCCGAGCTATACGACCCAGGGCATGCACGGTTACTTCCTGAACCATACCGATCAGGCCAGGCGCATTCTCGACGAGGTCGGCAGCCCGAATCTGCTCCTGCACCTGGACTTCTATCACATGCAAATGCTGGAAGGGCATCTCGCGGAGACCATCCGGGAAAACATCGCGCTGCTCCGGCATGTGCAGATAGCCGGGGTTCCGGGCCGCCATGAACCGACGGCTGGAGAAATCAATTATCCATATCTGTTCGACCTGCTGGACGAACTTGACTATCAGGGCTGGGTCGGATGCGAGTACCGGCCTCAGGGCGATACCTGGGCCGGCCTCTCCTGGGCCACGAAATACGGGATCCTGAATTCACGGTCTGTTGCATCGAAGTAA
- the parC gene encoding DNA topoisomerase IV subunit A encodes MADQRDLFGNGGTAVAEKKKKTREAPPSASGGDGGGLPPHFAPLSGELGDSLPLGKYASTQYLQYAIATVKDRALPRVGDGQKPVQGRILYSMWTSNTRSGTKRTKSAAVVGDVLGKLHPHGDQSVYDALVRLAQNFTMRYPLIDGEGNFGSRDGDEAAAYRYTEARLTKFAEVLLSEIDQGTVDFIPNYDGTREEPKILPARLPVVLLNGASGIAVGMATEIPSHNLNEVAAAAIAMIRDPEINVSGLMKHIKGPDFPGGAQIITPRAELKEAYTTGRGAVRVRARWSIERLARGQWQMVVYELPPGTSAKKVLEEIDAITNPQNKPGKKSLTPEQTREKQLMLSMLDKARDESDRTHPVRLVFEPKTSKVDETEFINLLLAKTSLETNVPINLVMVGLDGRPTGKNLRDVISEWIRFRFETVTRRTKHRLAQVLDRIHLLEGRMIVLLNVDKVIRIIRNADDPKVELIKAFKLSERQADDILDIRLRQLAKLEHIKIEQELKDLQKEQKGLEKILKDPKALAQLVISEIEEDVKTFGDKRRTRIEESEKAVIETPIIDEPVTVIFSKKGWVRARQGWEVDPASLSFKEGDSLMSLIKCRTVDPAIFLDSKGRAYTVEAAQLPPARGDGVPASSLVEVQDGAHILYCLSGKPETKALVASTAGYGFLSTVGDMISNRKAGREFMTVDEGHTPLPPFIYEEAKGNYVAALSENGRLLLFAIDELKALAKGRGMIVMGLDDGEKLFAVVVSDRPKLVVKGVIRGGREKEFTLEKDKLAHHVLKRARMGRVVPGVVKSTALIVPAS; translated from the coding sequence ATGGCGGACCAACGCGATTTATTCGGCAACGGCGGTACCGCCGTCGCCGAGAAGAAAAAGAAAACCAGGGAAGCGCCACCCTCGGCGAGCGGTGGCGACGGCGGTGGGCTGCCGCCGCATTTCGCGCCGCTGTCGGGCGAACTCGGCGATTCTCTGCCGCTGGGCAAGTACGCCTCCACGCAATACCTGCAGTACGCGATCGCCACGGTGAAGGATCGCGCGTTGCCGCGCGTCGGCGATGGGCAGAAGCCGGTGCAGGGCCGCATTCTCTATTCGATGTGGACCAGCAATACCCGCTCCGGCACCAAGCGCACGAAATCCGCGGCGGTGGTCGGCGATGTGTTGGGGAAACTGCATCCACACGGCGACCAGTCGGTGTACGACGCGCTGGTGCGCCTGGCGCAGAACTTCACCATGCGCTATCCGTTGATCGACGGCGAAGGCAACTTCGGTTCGCGCGACGGCGACGAAGCGGCGGCCTATCGCTACACGGAAGCGCGGCTGACGAAGTTCGCGGAAGTGCTGCTGTCGGAAATCGATCAGGGCACGGTGGATTTCATCCCGAACTACGACGGCACGCGCGAAGAGCCGAAGATATTGCCGGCTCGCCTGCCGGTGGTGTTGCTCAACGGCGCATCCGGCATCGCGGTCGGCATGGCCACCGAAATTCCCAGCCACAATTTGAATGAAGTCGCCGCCGCGGCGATCGCGATGATCCGCGACCCTGAGATCAACGTCAGCGGTCTGATGAAGCACATCAAGGGGCCGGATTTCCCGGGCGGTGCGCAGATCATCACGCCGCGCGCGGAACTCAAGGAGGCGTATACGACCGGCCGCGGTGCGGTGCGGGTGCGCGCGCGCTGGAGCATCGAGCGCCTGGCGCGCGGTCAGTGGCAGATGGTGGTGTACGAACTGCCGCCCGGCACCTCGGCGAAGAAGGTGCTGGAAGAAATCGACGCGATCACCAATCCGCAGAACAAGCCGGGCAAGAAGTCGCTCACACCGGAGCAGACGCGCGAGAAGCAGTTGATGCTGTCGATGCTCGACAAGGCACGCGACGAATCAGATCGCACGCACCCGGTCCGGCTGGTGTTCGAACCGAAGACGTCGAAAGTCGACGAAACGGAATTCATCAATCTGCTGCTGGCGAAGACGAGCCTCGAAACCAACGTCCCGATCAACCTGGTGATGGTCGGGCTGGATGGCCGGCCGACCGGAAAGAATCTTCGCGACGTCATCTCGGAGTGGATTCGATTCCGTTTCGAAACGGTGACCCGGCGTACTAAACACCGCCTCGCACAGGTGCTCGACCGCATCCACCTGCTCGAAGGCCGCATGATCGTGCTGCTGAACGTGGACAAGGTCATCAGGATCATCCGCAACGCGGACGATCCGAAGGTTGAGCTGATCAAGGCGTTCAAGTTGTCCGAGCGGCAAGCCGACGACATTCTCGACATCCGCCTGCGGCAACTGGCCAAGCTCGAGCACATCAAGATCGAGCAGGAGCTCAAGGATCTGCAGAAGGAACAGAAAGGCCTCGAGAAAATCCTCAAGGACCCGAAGGCGCTGGCCCAACTGGTGATCTCGGAGATCGAGGAAGATGTCAAGACCTTCGGCGACAAGCGCCGCACCCGCATCGAGGAATCGGAAAAGGCCGTGATCGAAACGCCGATCATCGACGAGCCGGTTACGGTGATCTTCTCGAAGAAGGGCTGGGTGCGCGCGCGCCAGGGTTGGGAAGTCGATCCCGCGTCGCTGTCGTTCAAGGAAGGCGACAGCCTGATGTCGCTGATCAAATGCCGTACCGTGGATCCGGCGATCTTCCTGGATTCCAAGGGCAGGGCCTACACCGTCGAGGCGGCGCAACTGCCGCCGGCGCGCGGCGACGGCGTACCGGCATCTTCGCTGGTGGAAGTGCAGGACGGCGCGCACATCCTCTATTGCCTCAGCGGCAAACCGGAAACGAAAGCGCTGGTGGCTTCGACGGCGGGCTACGGCTTCCTGTCGACCGTCGGCGACATGATCTCCAACCGCAAGGCCGGCCGCGAATTCATGACCGTGGACGAAGGCCACACGCCGCTCCCGCCTTTCATTTACGAAGAGGCAAAGGGCAACTACGTGGCGGCATTGTCCGAGAACGGTCGTCTGCTGCTGTTCGCCATCGACGAACTGAAAGCGCTTGCCAAGGGCCGCGGCATGATCGTCATGGGACTGGACGATGGCGAGAAGCTGTTCGCCGTCGTGGTCTCCGACCGGCCGAAGCTGGTCGTCAAGGGTGTGATCCGCGGCGGCAGGGAAAAAGAGTTCACCCTGGAAAAGGACAAGCTCGCCCACCATGTTCTCAAGCGCGCGCGCATGGGACGGGTGGTGCCGGGCGTGGTGAAGTCGACTGCGCTGATCGTGCCCGCTTCCTGA
- a CDS encoding type IIA DNA topoisomerase subunit B translates to MAKKPNAYTAEDIEILEDLSPILHRPGMYTDPVNPNHALVEIIDNAADEGLAGFAKNVAVALYEDGSAEVSDDGRGIPVDIHPKKKVPAVQVIFTTLHSGGKFRKTDKDAAYRIAGGLHGVGVCVPNALSTRLEVEVKRDGEKNRIVFADNGKVKEPLKKIGAVGPRDTGTRVRFWPDPKYFDASKIVAADIAALLRAKAMLLPGVKFSLGIEKNKKFEIQTWHFPEGIKGYFASAMEDQEPVAEPFLGERYVAAQSESDNFAEGEGAMWAIAWTPDGELVTESYVNMIPTRVGGTHVAGLREGVYNAIKNFIDLHAMGQRGLKVVPEDVWSRTSYVLAVKMLDPQFKGQVKNELISRDAVKLTAQMVRDPFELWLNQHVDEGKRIAELVISQANARTRAAQKVERRKQSGVAVLPGKLTDCASEDPDRNELFIVEGDSAGGSAKQARDKEFQAVLPLKGKPKNTWQDSADTLYANKEIEAIALAIGVDHHKVGDNADLSGLRYRKVIILADADVDGAHIQVLLLTLFFRHFPKLIDRGNVYVAQPPLFRIDVPSQGKGKPARKLYALDKQELDGIEEKLEDEGFKPNSWTVSRFKGLGEMNPEQLWETTLNPDTRRMLPVSLDDGANISVDIFNMMMARENASQRREWMETYGNLVEADIS, encoded by the coding sequence ATGGCAAAAAAACCCAACGCCTACACCGCAGAGGACATCGAGATCCTCGAGGATCTGTCGCCGATTCTGCATCGCCCCGGGATGTATACCGACCCGGTAAACCCGAACCACGCGCTAGTCGAAATCATCGACAACGCCGCGGACGAAGGCCTGGCGGGATTCGCGAAGAATGTTGCAGTGGCGCTCTACGAAGACGGTTCGGCGGAAGTCAGCGACGACGGGCGCGGCATTCCGGTGGACATCCATCCGAAGAAGAAAGTGCCGGCCGTGCAAGTCATCTTCACCACGCTGCATTCCGGCGGCAAGTTCCGCAAGACCGACAAGGACGCCGCGTATCGGATCGCCGGCGGTCTGCACGGCGTCGGCGTGTGCGTGCCCAATGCGCTCTCGACGCGGCTCGAAGTCGAAGTCAAACGCGACGGCGAGAAAAATCGCATCGTGTTCGCTGACAACGGCAAGGTAAAAGAGCCGCTGAAGAAAATCGGCGCAGTGGGTCCGCGCGATACCGGCACGCGCGTGCGCTTCTGGCCGGATCCGAAATATTTCGACGCGTCCAAGATCGTCGCCGCTGACATTGCCGCGCTGCTGCGTGCCAAGGCCATGCTGCTGCCCGGCGTGAAATTCTCTCTGGGGATCGAGAAGAACAAGAAATTCGAAATCCAGACCTGGCATTTTCCGGAAGGCATCAAGGGCTACTTCGCATCTGCAATGGAAGACCAGGAGCCGGTCGCCGAACCTTTTCTGGGTGAGCGCTACGTCGCCGCGCAATCCGAATCCGACAATTTCGCCGAGGGTGAAGGCGCGATGTGGGCCATCGCCTGGACGCCGGACGGCGAACTGGTCACCGAGTCCTACGTCAACATGATTCCCACCCGCGTCGGCGGTACGCATGTCGCCGGCCTGCGCGAAGGCGTCTACAACGCGATCAAGAACTTCATCGACCTGCACGCGATGGGCCAGCGCGGATTGAAAGTCGTCCCCGAGGATGTATGGTCGCGCACTTCATATGTGCTCGCGGTGAAAATGCTCGACCCGCAGTTCAAGGGGCAGGTGAAGAACGAACTGATCTCGCGCGACGCGGTCAAGCTCACCGCGCAGATGGTGCGCGATCCCTTCGAGCTCTGGCTCAACCAGCACGTCGACGAAGGCAAGCGCATCGCCGAGCTCGTCATCAGCCAGGCCAATGCACGCACGCGCGCCGCGCAGAAAGTCGAGCGGCGCAAGCAGTCCGGCGTGGCCGTGCTGCCGGGCAAGCTGACCGACTGCGCGTCGGAAGATCCGGATCGCAACGAATTGTTCATCGTCGAAGGCGATTCCGCCGGAGGCTCGGCGAAGCAGGCGCGCGACAAGGAATTTCAGGCGGTGCTGCCGCTCAAGGGCAAGCCCAAGAACACCTGGCAGGACAGCGCCGATACGCTGTATGCCAACAAGGAAATCGAAGCGATCGCCCTGGCGATCGGCGTGGACCACCACAAGGTTGGCGACAACGCGGACCTCTCCGGCCTGCGCTACCGCAAGGTCATCATCCTCGCCGATGCGGATGTCGACGGCGCGCACATCCAGGTATTGCTGCTGACGCTGTTCTTCCGGCATTTTCCGAAGCTGATCGACCGCGGCAACGTTTACGTCGCACAGCCCCCCCTGTTCCGCATCGACGTGCCGTCGCAGGGCAAAGGCAAGCCCGCGCGAAAACTCTATGCGCTCGACAAGCAGGAACTCGACGGCATCGAGGAAAAACTCGAGGACGAAGGCTTCAAGCCGAATTCGTGGACTGTCAGCCGCTTCAAGGGCCTCGGCGAAATGAATCCCGAGCAGCTCTGGGAAACCACGCTCAATCCCGATACGCGCCGCATGCTGCCGGTCTCGCTTGACGACGGCGCCAACATCTCGGTGGACATCTTCAACATGATGATGGCGCGCGAAAACGCGTCCCAGCGCCGCGAATGGATGGAAACCTACGGTAATCTGGTGGAAGCCGATATATCGTGA
- a CDS encoding MOSC domain-containing protein encodes MKVASLYRYPVKGLSPEQLSSVQLAAGAGFPLDRRYALLRTEAGFDPAAPVWLPKANFVMLMLHEQAAGLRTRYSAEGEQLSIRTPDGHERVFSLGSPTDRAALGRFFLDFLPKRLTAAPRLVEADGHQFTDKAEKYVSLINLASVRELENRWGQALDPLRFRANIYIDGAAPFEELEWIGRAVKLGSVLARVEQRNGRCAATNVNPQTGVRDRDVPGKLRAEFGHKDLGVYLRIAAPGLLREGDAVEIGSDGGASRETPGDVANASGKAAQGLICSACYYLFDPRTLNAAWSGTYDLPGNWRCPDCGAGKEACVPASEHRPRP; translated from the coding sequence ATGAAAGTCGCGAGTCTCTATCGTTACCCGGTCAAGGGCCTCAGCCCCGAGCAACTGTCTTCCGTGCAGCTTGCCGCCGGAGCCGGATTTCCGCTGGACCGCAGGTACGCCCTGCTGCGCACGGAAGCCGGTTTCGATCCGGCGGCGCCGGTCTGGCTGCCGAAGGCGAACTTCGTGATGCTGATGCTGCACGAACAGGCCGCCGGCCTGCGCACCCGTTATTCGGCGGAGGGTGAACAGCTCAGTATCCGCACTCCAGATGGGCATGAACGGGTGTTCTCGCTGGGCAGTCCGACCGACCGGGCTGCACTCGGCCGGTTCTTCCTCGATTTCCTGCCCAAGCGCCTGACCGCGGCACCGCGGCTGGTCGAGGCGGACGGCCATCAGTTCACGGACAAGGCGGAAAAATATGTTTCGCTGATCAACCTCGCCAGCGTGCGCGAGCTGGAAAACCGCTGGGGACAGGCGCTCGACCCGCTGCGCTTCCGCGCCAACATCTACATCGACGGCGCCGCGCCCTTCGAAGAGCTGGAATGGATAGGCAGGGCTGTGAAGCTCGGCAGCGTGCTCGCCCGCGTCGAGCAGCGCAACGGGCGCTGCGCGGCCACCAACGTCAATCCACAAACCGGGGTGCGCGACCGCGATGTGCCCGGCAAGCTGCGCGCCGAATTCGGCCACAAGGATCTCGGTGTGTATCTGCGGATCGCCGCGCCGGGATTGCTGCGCGAAGGCGACGCGGTCGAGATTGGATCGGACGGCGGAGCAAGCCGGGAAACGCCGGGCGACGTTGCAAATGCCAGCGGCAAGGCCGCGCAGGGACTGATTTGCAGTGCCTGCTACTACCTGTTCGATCCGCGTACGCTGAACGCAGCGTGGTCCGGCACGTATGACCTGCCCGGCAACTGGCGCTGCCCGGATTGCGGCGCCGGCAAAGAAGCTTGCGTCCCCGCAAGCGAGCACCGCCCGCGGCCCTGA
- a CDS encoding GGDEF domain-containing protein: MLGRLFIPSRDPQQAHRIRRFLMGVGASVLVIALLFVSHLLDVLTLRAFVNAALLILACVFVFYAAFRSGMNLRFRDPSLTVLQILCSSLVILYVLYESESGHGVLTLIYMVSFLFGVFRLDTRQLLSLTVFVALSYALIIVLQWHPGADLDEFKRKLLNWIVLTAVLTFFSIMGGYLSRLRKQLAESKVRLEEALRRIEHLAARDELTGVFNRRSLVDVMTQQKSRADRYGTTFSVLIADIDFFKRVNDTHGHQAGDAVLKKFAEAAAACLRSTDVFGRYGGEEFLAVLDQTSLAGVPVVAERLCAAARQLNLDEVARGFRVSVSAGGAEYIRPEDWKATVARADQALYRAKEGGRDRFELNIAQS, from the coding sequence ATGCTGGGTCGCCTCTTCATTCCGAGTCGAGATCCGCAGCAGGCCCATCGCATTCGCCGGTTTTTGATGGGCGTGGGCGCTTCGGTCCTCGTCATTGCACTCCTGTTCGTTTCTCATCTTCTCGACGTACTGACCTTGCGTGCGTTTGTAAACGCCGCGCTGCTGATCCTTGCCTGCGTGTTCGTGTTTTATGCCGCTTTTCGCAGCGGCATGAATCTGCGCTTCCGCGATCCGAGCCTGACCGTTTTGCAGATCCTGTGTTCCTCGCTGGTGATCCTGTATGTGCTGTACGAGTCGGAAAGCGGACACGGGGTTCTGACGCTCATTTACATGGTGTCCTTTCTGTTCGGCGTCTTTCGCCTCGACACGCGCCAACTCCTGTCACTTACGGTCTTTGTCGCCTTGTCCTATGCGCTCATCATCGTCCTGCAATGGCATCCAGGGGCAGACCTGGACGAGTTCAAGCGCAAGCTGCTGAATTGGATTGTGCTGACCGCCGTTCTGACGTTTTTCTCCATCATGGGCGGCTACCTCAGCCGGTTGCGAAAGCAGCTTGCCGAGAGCAAGGTTCGGCTGGAAGAAGCGTTGCGGCGCATCGAACATCTGGCCGCCAGAGATGAACTCACCGGCGTATTCAACCGCAGGAGCCTGGTCGACGTGATGACCCAGCAGAAAAGCCGCGCCGACCGGTACGGCACGACATTCTCGGTATTGATTGCGGACATCGACTTCTTCAAGCGCGTCAACGATACGCACGGCCACCAGGCCGGCGACGCCGTGCTGAAAAAATTTGCGGAGGCGGCCGCCGCTTGCCTGCGCAGCACCGATGTCTTCGGCCGCTACGGGGGCGAGGAGTTTCTGGCGGTCCTGGATCAAACGTCGCTTGCCGGCGTCCCGGTCGTGGCCGAGCGGCTCTGTGCGGCGGCGCGCCAACTCAATCTGGACGAAGTGGCTCGCGGATTCCGGGTCAGCGTTTCCGCCGGCGGTGCGGAGTACATAAGGCCGGAGGATTGGAAGGCGACAGTCGCACGCGCAGATCAAGCCCTCTATCGCGCCAAAGAAGGAGGGCGCGACCGTTTCGAATTGAATATTGCACAGTCGTAA
- the cysK gene encoding cysteine synthase A produces the protein MKADNILATIGNTPHIRINRLFGAGQNVWIKSERANPGGSIKDRIALGMVEDAEKSGKLKPGATIIEPTSGNTGIGLAIVGAVKGYPVIFVMPDSMSVERRRLMLAYGARFELTPREKGMNGSIARAQELVAQTPGAWMPQQFDNPANIEAHARTTAQEILMDFPQGLDVLITGVGTGGHITGCAQVLKKAWPKLKVFAVEPTASPVISGGKHTPHPLQGIGAGFIPKNLDTSLLDGTILVEAEAAKEMARRSAREEGMLIGLSSGATLAAIAQKLPELPKGASVIGFNYDTGERYLSVEGFLPAQ, from the coding sequence ATGAAAGCAGACAACATTCTAGCGACCATCGGAAACACCCCGCACATCCGCATCAACCGGCTGTTCGGTGCGGGACAGAACGTCTGGATCAAGTCCGAGCGCGCCAACCCCGGCGGCTCGATCAAGGACCGCATCGCGCTGGGGATGGTGGAAGACGCGGAGAAGAGCGGCAAGCTCAAGCCCGGCGCCACGATCATCGAGCCCACCTCGGGCAACACCGGCATCGGCCTCGCGATCGTCGGTGCAGTGAAGGGTTACCCTGTCATTTTCGTCATGCCCGACAGCATGTCGGTCGAGCGCCGCCGCCTGATGCTCGCCTATGGCGCCAGGTTCGAACTCACGCCGCGCGAGAAGGGCATGAACGGCTCGATCGCGCGCGCGCAGGAACTCGTCGCGCAGACACCGGGCGCCTGGATGCCGCAGCAGTTCGACAATCCCGCAAACATCGAAGCGCATGCGCGCACCACGGCGCAGGAGATTCTCATGGATTTTCCGCAGGGGCTCGATGTACTCATCACCGGCGTGGGCACGGGCGGGCACATCACCGGCTGTGCGCAGGTGCTGAAGAAGGCCTGGCCGAAACTGAAAGTGTTCGCCGTCGAGCCCACGGCCTCGCCCGTGATCTCGGGCGGCAAACATACGCCGCACCCCCTTCAGGGCATCGGCGCGGGCTTCATTCCGAAGAACCTCGACACCAGCTTGCTCGATGGCACGATCCTGGTCGAAGCGGAAGCCGCGAAGGAGATGGCACGCCGTTCGGCGCGCGAAGAGGGGATGCTGATCGGGCTATCTTCCGGCGCCACGCTGGCCGCCATCGCGCAGAAACTCCCGGAGTTGCCGAAAGGGGCGAGCGTGATCGGCTTCAACTACGACACCGGCGAACGCTATCTGTCGGTCGAGGGTTTCCTGCCTGCGCAGTAA